A window from Vulcanimicrobium alpinum encodes these proteins:
- a CDS encoding VOC family protein, whose translation MIKEMAFVAYSVRDVPKAREFYRDVVGLTPSEMFGDHWAEFSVGSTTFGIGNGEPLGIMPGTSFAATFEVDDVAAERKRLADRGVAVTDINESPMCWSVFVTDPEGNRFGLHQRK comes from the coding sequence ATGATCAAAGAGATGGCATTCGTTGCGTACTCTGTGCGCGACGTTCCGAAGGCCCGCGAGTTTTACCGGGACGTCGTTGGTCTGACGCCCAGCGAGATGTTCGGCGATCACTGGGCCGAGTTCAGCGTCGGCAGCACGACGTTCGGGATCGGGAACGGTGAGCCGCTCGGCATCATGCCGGGCACGTCGTTCGCGGCGACCTTCGAGGTGGACGACGTCGCCGCAGAGCGAAAACGGCTTGCCGATCGCGGGGTTGCGGTCACCGACATCAACGAGTCGCCGATGTGCTGGAGCGTGTTCGTTACCGATCCCGAAGGCAACCGGTTCGGTCTGCATCAGCGCAAATAA
- a CDS encoding S1C family serine protease produces the protein MAQILPIAAPPDILDGYSATVTSVVERVAPSVAGIDVRVDGRRAGSGSGFVATPDGFIITNSHVVHGAREIEVALLDGRRFRAMPIGDDPDSDLAVVRIAAPELFPAEIGDSASVQVGQLAIALGNPFGLQCTVTAGVVSALGRTLRSQSGHLMDNIIQTDAALNPGNSGGPLVDARGRVIGVNTAIVAAGQGICFAIAANTATRLAGLLIRDGKVTRGYIGIAGTDVDVPRYLQRMHALAQTRGILVQGVEPHSPASRAGIEEGDVVIGLGDGVVDGVDTLHKVLTDRHVDAPTKVVLLRRNALVSRTIIPGEAQPRSN, from the coding sequence ATGGCCCAGATTCTTCCGATCGCGGCACCGCCGGACATCCTCGACGGATATTCCGCGACCGTCACGTCCGTCGTCGAGCGGGTTGCGCCCTCGGTGGCCGGCATCGACGTGCGCGTCGACGGCCGCCGTGCCGGGAGCGGTTCCGGTTTCGTCGCGACGCCCGACGGCTTCATCATCACCAACTCGCACGTCGTTCACGGCGCGCGCGAGATCGAGGTCGCGCTCCTCGACGGCCGCCGCTTCCGTGCGATGCCGATCGGCGATGATCCCGACAGCGACCTCGCCGTCGTCCGCATCGCCGCACCCGAATTGTTCCCCGCCGAGATCGGCGACTCCGCGAGCGTGCAGGTGGGCCAGCTCGCAATCGCGCTCGGGAATCCGTTCGGCCTGCAGTGCACGGTGACGGCCGGCGTCGTCTCGGCGCTCGGCCGCACGCTGCGCTCGCAGTCCGGCCATCTGATGGACAACATCATCCAGACTGACGCTGCGCTCAACCCGGGCAACAGCGGCGGCCCGCTCGTCGACGCGCGCGGCCGCGTCATCGGCGTCAACACCGCGATCGTCGCGGCCGGTCAGGGGATCTGCTTCGCGATCGCGGCGAACACGGCGACGCGCCTCGCGGGCCTGCTGATCCGCGACGGGAAGGTGACGCGCGGTTACATCGGCATCGCCGGAACCGATGTCGACGTGCCGCGCTACTTGCAGCGGATGCACGCGCTGGCGCAAACGCGCGGGATCCTCGTCCAAGGCGTCGAGCCGCACAGCCCGGCCTCGCGCGCGGGGATCGAAGAAGGCGACGTCGTGATCGGTCTCGGCGACGGGGTCGTCGACGGTGTCGACACGCTCCACAAGGTGCTCACCGACCGGCACGTCGACGCGCCCACGAAGGTCGTGCTCCTGCGGAGGAACGCGCTCGTCTCGCGCACGATCATCCCGGGAGAAGCACAGCCTCGCTCGAACTAA
- a CDS encoding MBOAT family O-acyltransferase: MVFSSEVFLFGFLPLTLALYFAAPGARLKNVVLVAASLAFYGWGGGVYTALVVGSALVNFAFGLALSRASGDATRRRRALVAAAVAFDLAVLAWFKYAGFVAENLSAAGLNVRIAGVVLPLGISFFTFHAISYIVDVYRRTSEARRNPLEVVLYFTFFPQLIAGPIIRYKDVAGQLARRTVTTPDFAYGVQRFVAGLGKKVLIANTLGACVDRVFATAPADVSRPLAWFALAAYTLQIYFDFSGYTDMAIGLARMFGFRFLENFDFPYVAGSVREFWGRWHISLSRWFRDYLYVPLGGNRVTPWRVYVNLAIVFVLCGLWHGAKWTFVVWGLIHGLFLVLERAGWMRPLTSTPVVRHVYLLAVVMFGWVFFRSDSFAYAFAFLRALVHQAPATRLGFWGVVDRETLLAFAAGCVLATPFVAQRVEAWLARSRRGGLTIAAAALPASLACIFVASASKLAAGTYNPFIYFRF, encoded by the coding sequence GTGGTCTTCAGCAGCGAAGTCTTTCTCTTCGGCTTTCTGCCGCTGACGCTCGCGCTGTACTTCGCCGCGCCGGGTGCGCGGCTGAAGAACGTGGTGCTCGTCGCCGCGAGCCTCGCGTTCTATGGGTGGGGCGGCGGCGTCTACACGGCGCTGGTCGTCGGCTCGGCGCTGGTCAACTTCGCGTTCGGGCTCGCGCTCTCGCGTGCGTCGGGCGACGCGACGCGGCGGCGACGCGCGCTCGTCGCCGCCGCGGTCGCATTCGATCTCGCCGTCCTCGCGTGGTTCAAGTACGCAGGGTTCGTCGCGGAGAATCTCAGCGCGGCGGGACTGAACGTCCGCATCGCCGGCGTCGTGCTGCCGCTCGGAATCTCGTTCTTCACGTTTCACGCGATCTCGTACATCGTCGACGTGTACCGGCGCACGTCGGAGGCGCGGCGCAACCCGCTCGAAGTCGTGCTCTATTTCACGTTCTTCCCGCAGTTGATCGCCGGTCCGATCATTCGCTACAAGGACGTCGCGGGGCAGCTCGCGAGACGCACCGTGACGACGCCGGATTTCGCCTACGGCGTGCAGCGCTTCGTCGCAGGCCTCGGCAAGAAAGTGCTGATCGCGAACACGCTGGGGGCCTGCGTCGACCGCGTCTTCGCAACCGCCCCGGCCGACGTGTCGCGGCCGCTGGCGTGGTTTGCGCTCGCGGCCTACACGCTGCAGATCTACTTCGATTTCTCGGGCTACACCGACATGGCGATCGGCTTGGCGCGGATGTTCGGGTTCCGCTTTCTCGAAAACTTTGATTTTCCGTACGTCGCGGGTTCTGTCCGCGAGTTCTGGGGGCGCTGGCACATCTCGCTCTCGCGCTGGTTTCGGGACTATCTCTACGTTCCGCTGGGCGGCAACCGCGTCACGCCGTGGCGCGTCTACGTCAACCTCGCGATCGTCTTCGTGCTGTGCGGGCTATGGCACGGCGCGAAGTGGACGTTCGTGGTGTGGGGCCTGATCCACGGGCTCTTCCTGGTGCTCGAACGCGCCGGCTGGATGCGGCCGCTCACGTCGACGCCGGTCGTGCGTCATGTCTATCTGCTCGCGGTCGTGATGTTCGGCTGGGTGTTCTTCCGCTCCGACTCGTTCGCGTACGCGTTCGCGTTTCTGCGCGCGCTGGTGCATCAGGCGCCCGCGACGCGGCTCGGCTTCTGGGGCGTCGTCGATCGCGAAACGCTGCTCGCCTTCGCCGCCGGATGCGTGCTCGCGACGCCGTTCGTCGCGCAGCGCGTCGAAGCGTGGCTGGCGCGTTCGCGGCGCGGCGGATTGACGATCGCCGCGGCAGCGCTGCCCGCGTCGCTGGCGTGCATCTTCGTCGCCTCGGCGTCGAAGCTCGCGGCGGGGACCTACAATCCGTTCATCTACTTCCGGTTCTGA
- a CDS encoding alginate O-acetyltransferase AlgX-related protein, which translates to MPPQRSPRDLIVIGAFALLLVLPAALALLGRAGADTEFITTVENRRPFVAPPVTSGALATGGWERDAERQIADAFPLRKHLIEAYDYVKYAWLGDGAGNRVLRGRDGWFYLGDEELTYLTDAYAVDAVVAHLADVYAARSAWCAQHGMHYAFVLAANKSTIYPQYLPAGLAIGPPAADRLVAALRARGVRTIDTRPPLIAAARGGTLLYSKGDTHWNAEGAAIAARAIAANLGVRDRVAAGAIRYVDRPDRGDLLNFAGIGSFVSNDVRFAEFSRTARDVPMPSYGGDPAAARYSAHASAIDDPALPSAVIFGDSFLEGLEPFLAEDFRRAVFLHHISVEDVQFDRAILGAERPQIVLQELVERSIVFGASFTP; encoded by the coding sequence GTGCCGCCGCAGCGATCGCCGCGCGACCTGATCGTCATCGGCGCGTTCGCGCTGCTGCTGGTGCTGCCGGCGGCGCTCGCGCTGCTCGGACGCGCCGGCGCCGACACCGAGTTCATCACCACGGTCGAAAACCGCCGCCCGTTCGTCGCGCCGCCGGTGACCTCGGGAGCGCTCGCGACCGGCGGGTGGGAACGCGACGCCGAACGGCAGATCGCCGATGCGTTTCCGCTCCGGAAACACCTCATCGAAGCCTACGACTACGTGAAGTACGCGTGGCTCGGCGACGGTGCGGGAAATCGCGTCCTGCGCGGCCGCGACGGCTGGTTCTACCTCGGTGACGAGGAGCTCACGTACCTGACGGATGCGTACGCGGTCGATGCGGTCGTGGCGCACCTCGCCGACGTCTATGCGGCGCGCTCGGCATGGTGCGCGCAGCACGGGATGCACTATGCGTTCGTGCTCGCGGCGAACAAGAGCACGATTTACCCGCAGTATCTGCCCGCCGGGCTCGCGATCGGGCCGCCTGCGGCCGATCGCCTCGTCGCGGCGCTGCGTGCGCGGGGCGTTCGCACGATCGACACGCGACCGCCGCTGATCGCGGCCGCGCGCGGCGGAACGCTGCTCTATTCAAAGGGAGACACGCACTGGAATGCCGAGGGAGCGGCGATCGCCGCACGCGCGATCGCGGCGAACCTCGGCGTGCGCGACCGCGTCGCAGCCGGAGCGATCCGATACGTCGACCGGCCCGATCGGGGCGACCTTCTGAACTTCGCCGGGATCGGTTCGTTCGTGAGCAATGACGTGCGCTTCGCGGAGTTTTCGCGCACGGCGCGCGACGTGCCGATGCCGTCGTACGGCGGCGATCCGGCGGCGGCGCGCTATAGCGCGCACGCGAGCGCGATCGACGATCCGGCGCTGCCGTCGGCGGTGATCTTCGGTGACTCGTTTCTCGAAGGCCTCGAACCGTTTCTCGCGGAGGATTTCCGGCGCGCGGTCTTCCTGCACCACATCTCGGTCGAGGACGTGCAGTTCGATCGCGCGATTCTCGGCGCCGAACGCCCGCAGATCGTGTTGCAGGAGCTGGTGGAGCGCAGCATCGTCTTCGGAGCTTCGTTTACACCTTAG
- a CDS encoding LysR substrate-binding domain-containing protein: MELRDLRYFVAVAQHRSFSRAADVLQIAQPSLSEQIRKLEEELGAPLFERTSRGVVLTDAGEALLPKARAVLAQADIAVETVRMVNDGVAGSLTLGFIDSAALGIVPPLVRRFNAAYPNVRLHLRELGTRQQLEALEAGDIDVGIVRGPVWNAAVEGERIATEPLVVALPAGHRLAAGEAVHLADLRDEGFITYPADRGAALYEETLRLCHEAGFDPRIVQEANEIATICALVDAALGVAIVPSSVTVIAPSGLVYRALEPAAALERWAVWRAGAQTAVVRAFIGALRPESRTSSRAGSA; encoded by the coding sequence ATGGAACTCCGCGATCTGCGCTATTTCGTCGCCGTGGCCCAGCACCGCAGCTTCAGCCGCGCCGCCGACGTGCTGCAGATCGCGCAGCCGTCGCTGAGCGAACAGATCCGCAAACTCGAGGAGGAACTCGGCGCCCCGCTGTTCGAGCGGACCAGCCGCGGCGTCGTGCTCACCGACGCCGGCGAAGCGCTGCTCCCGAAGGCGCGCGCGGTGCTCGCGCAGGCCGACATCGCGGTCGAGACGGTGCGCATGGTCAACGACGGCGTCGCCGGCTCGCTGACGCTGGGCTTCATCGACTCGGCGGCGCTCGGGATCGTTCCGCCGCTGGTGCGCCGCTTCAACGCCGCGTATCCCAACGTGCGCCTGCACCTGCGCGAGCTGGGGACGCGCCAGCAGCTCGAGGCGCTCGAGGCCGGCGACATCGACGTCGGGATCGTGCGCGGTCCGGTATGGAACGCCGCCGTCGAGGGGGAGCGGATCGCGACCGAACCGCTCGTCGTCGCGCTCCCCGCCGGCCATCGGCTCGCCGCGGGCGAGGCGGTGCACCTGGCCGACCTGCGCGACGAGGGGTTCATCACCTACCCGGCCGATCGCGGCGCCGCGCTCTACGAAGAGACGCTGCGCTTGTGTCACGAGGCCGGTTTCGATCCGCGGATCGTCCAGGAAGCCAACGAGATCGCGACGATCTGCGCGCTCGTCGACGCGGCGCTCGGGGTCGCGATCGTGCCGTCTTCGGTCACCGTCATCGCACCGAGCGGCCTCGTCTACCGGGCCCTCGAGCCGGCCGCAGCGCTGGAACGGTGGGCGGTGTGGCGGGCGGGGGCGCAGACCGCGGTCGTCCGCGCGTTCATCGGGGCGCTGCGGCCGGAGAGCCGCACGTCTTCCCGCGCGGGATCGGCCTGA
- a CDS encoding MFS transporter: protein MSERWRVLALMTGAQAGASVVQQALGSLSPVLVATFALNKAQLGVVFTAMFLGSMCFTAISGVLTDRWGERRLVLWSGVLMAFALLAVPLIPAYAWLVAAIFVFGVGYAASTPVGGRAILAYFDRDRGFAMGIRQTGVPVGGLFGALTLPLVASAFGLRAAFVFAAIVLIVPTLVAYAWYREADAGGGEPASFASIVRGMRALARDPRLLGVTLTCMVLVSTQISLNAFLTITAVTDVALSARIAALAFATAHVFATFGRLGWGYVSDRVLGGERLVPLAIICVLASLAMGTLAVLGRGAVIPLFVAAAVLGVSGAGWNGLFAAALAEVGGTERAASALGIGLTAIFGASAVAPAVFGAVADATSLRISWTAFATIALLGVIPVLWLRTHLAPARRSATGEG, encoded by the coding sequence ATGAGCGAACGCTGGCGCGTTCTCGCGTTGATGACGGGCGCGCAGGCCGGCGCGTCCGTGGTGCAGCAGGCGCTGGGCTCGCTCTCGCCGGTGCTGGTGGCAACGTTCGCGTTGAACAAGGCGCAACTCGGCGTCGTGTTCACCGCGATGTTTCTCGGTTCGATGTGCTTCACCGCGATCTCGGGCGTGCTCACCGATCGCTGGGGCGAGCGCAGGCTCGTGCTGTGGTCGGGCGTGCTGATGGCGTTCGCGCTGCTCGCCGTGCCGCTGATCCCGGCGTATGCGTGGCTCGTCGCGGCGATCTTCGTCTTCGGGGTCGGCTACGCGGCGTCGACGCCGGTCGGAGGGCGCGCGATCCTTGCGTACTTCGATCGCGACCGCGGCTTCGCGATGGGGATCCGGCAGACGGGCGTGCCGGTCGGCGGATTGTTCGGCGCGCTCACGCTGCCGCTGGTTGCCTCGGCGTTCGGCTTGCGCGCGGCGTTCGTCTTCGCGGCGATCGTGCTGATCGTGCCCACGCTCGTCGCGTACGCGTGGTATCGCGAGGCGGATGCCGGCGGCGGCGAACCTGCGTCGTTTGCCTCGATCGTGCGCGGGATGCGCGCGCTGGCGCGCGATCCGCGGCTGCTCGGCGTCACGCTCACGTGCATGGTGCTGGTGAGCACGCAGATCTCGCTCAACGCGTTTCTCACCATCACCGCGGTCACCGACGTCGCTCTCTCGGCGAGGATCGCGGCGCTCGCGTTCGCGACCGCGCACGTCTTCGCGACGTTCGGCCGGCTCGGCTGGGGCTACGTGAGCGACCGCGTGCTGGGCGGCGAACGGCTCGTCCCGCTGGCGATCATCTGCGTGCTCGCGTCGCTCGCGATGGGGACGCTTGCGGTCCTCGGTCGCGGTGCGGTGATCCCGCTGTTCGTCGCCGCCGCCGTGCTCGGCGTGAGCGGCGCGGGCTGGAACGGGTTGTTCGCCGCGGCGCTCGCCGAAGTCGGCGGCACGGAACGCGCGGCGAGCGCGCTCGGTATCGGGCTGACGGCGATCTTCGGCGCCTCCGCCGTCGCGCCGGCGGTCTTCGGCGCCGTCGCCGACGCGACGTCGCTGCGGATTTCGTGGACCGCGTTCGCGACGATCGCGCTGCTCGGCGTGATCCCCGTGCTCTGGCTGCGCACGCACCTGGCGCCCGCACGCAGGTCCGCGACCGGCGAAGGCTGA
- a CDS encoding cupredoxin domain-containing protein, whose product MRTLLMTLAAALALGGAALAQSPAPDPSAAAKPSPSPTTVVHIKNFAFAPETVTIAAGGSVKFVEDDDTPHTVTATDNSYDSGNLDKGQSFTHAYEKPGTYAYLCAYHPYMKGTIVVK is encoded by the coding sequence ATGCGCACTTTGCTGATGACCCTCGCCGCGGCGCTCGCACTCGGGGGCGCCGCGCTCGCCCAGAGCCCGGCTCCCGACCCGTCGGCTGCGGCGAAGCCCTCGCCGTCGCCGACGACGGTCGTCCACATCAAGAACTTCGCGTTCGCTCCCGAGACGGTGACGATCGCCGCCGGAGGGAGCGTGAAGTTCGTCGAGGACGACGACACGCCGCACACGGTCACCGCAACCGACAATTCGTACGACTCCGGCAATCTCGACAAAGGCCAGAGCTTCACGCACGCGTACGAGAAGCCCGGGACGTACGCGTATCTCTGCGCGTATCACCCTTACATGAAGGGGACGATCGTCGTCAAATAG
- a CDS encoding YbhB/YbcL family Raf kinase inhibitor-like protein, protein MLPFVLTSPDVHPGAPVPRAFVWNADGCEGANRAPRLTWRNAPRTTEHLRLTVIDRDVPKAGGWVHWNVTNIPRGARGIGPLLPRGAVAGMNDFGTAGWGGPCPPPGELHHYTFRVEALDAAGRTVGDASFVAVYRR, encoded by the coding sequence ATGCTCCCGTTCGTTCTGACCAGTCCCGACGTGCATCCCGGCGCACCGGTACCGCGTGCGTTCGTGTGGAACGCCGACGGCTGCGAGGGCGCCAACCGCGCGCCGCGGCTGACGTGGCGCAATGCGCCCCGCACGACGGAGCATCTGCGGCTCACCGTGATCGATCGTGACGTGCCGAAGGCCGGCGGCTGGGTGCATTGGAACGTGACGAACATCCCGCGCGGCGCGCGCGGGATCGGGCCCTTGCTGCCCCGCGGCGCCGTTGCGGGGATGAACGATTTCGGGACCGCCGGCTGGGGCGGTCCGTGTCCGCCGCCGGGCGAACTGCACCACTACACGTTCCGGGTCGAAGCGCTCGACGCCGCCGGACGGACGGTCGGCGACGCATCGTTCGTCGCGGTCTATCGCCGATGA
- a CDS encoding cupin domain-containing protein, whose product MSAREHLPTATVSHARDADWDAGLRAFFAYRDLGVATATGGCVGAHVIRARGASETPGERHHHTLDFQFVYVLRGWVDFEYDGTGRVRLEAGSSVVQPPGIGHIELAHSDDLEMLEITLPAAFATTTAT is encoded by the coding sequence ATGAGCGCCCGCGAGCACCTGCCGACCGCGACCGTGTCGCACGCCCGCGACGCCGATTGGGACGCGGGTTTGCGCGCGTTCTTCGCCTACCGCGATCTCGGCGTCGCCACGGCGACCGGAGGCTGCGTCGGCGCGCACGTAATCCGCGCGCGCGGCGCATCGGAGACACCCGGCGAGCGGCACCACCATACGCTCGACTTCCAGTTCGTCTACGTGCTGCGCGGCTGGGTCGATTTCGAGTACGACGGGACGGGACGCGTGCGGCTCGAGGCGGGATCGTCGGTCGTCCAGCCGCCGGGGATCGGGCACATCGAGCTCGCCCACAGCGACGACCTCGAAATGCTCGAGATCACCCTTCCGGCCGCGTTTGCGACGACGACCGCCACGTAA
- a CDS encoding DMT family transporter, with protein sequence MNQRTLGVAAALFYIFLWASAFVPSKIGALDSSPLWFLVVRFATAGAIALAASFALGVRWPRGRSEWLAIAAVGILSNAVYLGCTYEALRHMGSGVGAIVASTNPLTLALVAPWLLHEPLTVRKAIGLLLGFGGVVAIMIVRTGSGTADPLDIATAFVGVLGSVASTIVFKRWCAGLDLRAVTALQLLVAGLALLPLAIAFEGPPHATWTWQLLVSFAYVVLVMSFGASLLWFWLLTHGEASRVSAYYFLTPVFGLALAALLLHEPVGVRDLGGLVSIALGIAIVQRA encoded by the coding sequence GTGAACCAGCGGACTCTCGGGGTCGCCGCGGCGCTCTTCTATATCTTCTTGTGGGCGTCGGCGTTCGTTCCCAGCAAGATTGGGGCCCTCGACTCGTCGCCGCTGTGGTTCCTCGTCGTGCGCTTCGCAACCGCCGGCGCGATCGCACTGGCGGCGTCGTTCGCGCTCGGCGTCCGCTGGCCGCGCGGGCGCAGCGAGTGGCTTGCGATCGCGGCGGTCGGGATCCTTTCGAACGCCGTCTACCTGGGCTGCACGTACGAAGCGCTACGGCACATGGGATCGGGGGTCGGCGCGATCGTAGCCTCGACGAATCCGCTGACGCTGGCGCTCGTCGCGCCGTGGCTGCTGCACGAACCGCTGACCGTGCGAAAAGCGATCGGCCTGCTGCTCGGCTTCGGCGGGGTCGTCGCGATCATGATCGTGCGCACGGGGAGCGGGACCGCGGATCCGCTCGACATCGCGACGGCGTTCGTCGGCGTGCTCGGCAGCGTCGCGTCGACGATCGTGTTCAAGCGCTGGTGCGCCGGTCTCGATCTGCGGGCCGTGACGGCGCTGCAGCTGCTCGTCGCGGGGCTCGCGCTGCTCCCGCTCGCGATCGCGTTCGAGGGGCCGCCGCACGCGACGTGGACGTGGCAGCTTCTCGTCTCGTTCGCCTACGTCGTGCTCGTCATGTCGTTCGGCGCCTCGCTGCTGTGGTTCTGGCTGCTGACGCACGGCGAGGCATCGCGCGTGAGCGCGTACTATTTTCTGACGCCGGTCTTCGGGCTCGCGCTCGCGGCGCTGCTCCTGCACGAACCGGTCGGCGTGCGCGATCTCGGCGGTTTGGTTTCGATCGCGCTCGGCATCGCCATCGTGCAGCGAGCCTAG